GGCTGGCCCGGTCGCTGGGCATGTCGACGATCGCCGAGGGGGTCGAGGAGCCCGCCGACTGGACCGCGTTGCGGGCCGCCGGCTGCCCCGCCGTGCAGGGCTATTTCTTCAGCCCGCCGCGCCCGCCGGAGGAGTTCCAGGAGATGTTGATCAGCGGGGCGTGCGTCACCCCACTGGCGCAGTTCACCTGATCGAAACCACCGGACGGCTCGCGCCGGTTAGAGTCCCGCCATCCTGGACAACGTTGATCCCTTCATCGGCACCGCGGCGACCGACCTGCCCCGCGCACTCGGTCTGGCCGCCACCTGGTGGTGGCCCAAGCCGCAGGTGGGTAACACCCACCCGGGCGCGACCTCGCCGCTGGGCATGGTCTCGGCCTGCGCCTACTCGGGCGCCTACCCCACCGGTTACGGCCGGTACGCGAAGAACACCGAGGGCGTGCCCGAGGAGATGTTCGAGCGCACCCAGGCCTCCGGGTTCACCCACTTCCAGCAATCCGGAACCGGGGCAATCCGGAAATATTACAACTATGTCCGGGTCACCCCGATGGTCCAGCCGCTCGACGACCTCGGGCAGTCCTGGGCGCTGCACGACGAACGCGCCGAGCCCGGCTACTACGCCGCCAACCTGGACACCGGGGTGCGCAGCGAGATCACCGTGGGCGAGAAGGTCGCCGTGCACCGGTACACCTTCCCCGACCACCACAGCGCCCGGGTGGTCATCGACCTGAGCTGCGGCGGGCTGGCCATCGACCTGGGACGCACGGTGCCGCTGCGCGCCCAGGTGGAGAGCATGGGCCACGGCCGCGCGCAGGGCACCGTGGTGATGGAGGGCGTGCCGCTCTCGGTCTACCTGGAGGCGGACGCCCCCGGCTGGCGGCAGATGCTCTGGTACGACCGCCGCCTCATCCCGGGCGGCACCCGGCTCGACTTCGACAGCATCCGGCACACCACGCTGCGCCCGTTCGGCCTGCTGTTCATGGGCCCGGCCCGCGCCGGGCAGACCGTCGAGGTGCGGATGGGTTTCTCGCTGCGCGGCTGCGAGCAGGCCCGGGAGAACCTGCGCCGGGAGTGCGGCGCCACCGCGCCGGCCTTCGAGCAGGTGCGCGCCCGGACCCGGCACCGCTGGCGCGACCACCTCGACCGGGTGCGGGTCGACGGCGGCAGCCCGGCCCGGCGCACGGTGATGGCGACGGCGCTCTACCACTCGCTGATCAAGCCGTGCTTCGCCGACGACGAGAGCCCGTTCTGGCCCAGCTCCGGACCGTACGCGTTCGACATCTGCACCATGTGGGACATCTACAAGACGCAGCTCCCGCTGCTCCAGGCGATCGCCCCGGAGCGGGCCATGGAACTGCTCGAATCGCTGATCCGGGTGTGCGAGGAGGAGGGCAACTTCCCGATCGGCTATCGGATGGCCCGTGGCGCCGACCGGTTCTTCCGGCAGGCGTCGGCGCTGGCGCACACCGCCATCGCCGACGCGCACGCGCTCGGCCGCGGTGGTGTCGACTGGGGCTGGGCGCTCGTGCACATGGTCGACGACCTGCGCCGGATGTACGGCGAGGACTTCTTCGAGCACGGCGTCGTGCACCCGATCACGCACACGCTCGACCTCGCGTACGCCCACCACTGCACCGCCAAGCTGGCCCGCGCCCTCAACGACCACCGCCTCGCCGAGGACCTGGAACGCCGCGGCCGCCAGTGGGTGAACGCGTTCGACCCGGCCGGCGGACTGCTGCGCGACTCGGAGTTCTACGAGGGCGGCAAGTGGAACTACTCGTTCCGGCTGCTGCACGACATGGCCGCCCGGATCGAGCTGGCCGGCGGCGACAGCGGCTTCCTCAGCAAACTGGACAAATTCTTCGGGTACGGCGCCGAGCCGGTCACCCAGCCCGGCGTCCGCCCGCAGCCGGCCGAGATGGCCCTCGGTTACGCCCTCAACCGGTTCGAGGGGCTGAACAACGAGCCGGACATGGAGGCGCCGTGGGCGTACCACTACGCCGGTCGCCCGGACCGCACCGCCGAGGTGGTGCAGTCCGCGCTGACCTGGCAGTTCGGCACCGGCCCCGGTGGGCTGCCGGGCAACGACGACTCGGGCGGCCTGAGCTCCTGGTACGTCTGGGCGTCGCTGGGCCTGTTCCCGGTGGCCGGTCAGAGCCTGTTCCTGGTGAACGCGCCGGCGTTCGCCAGGGCCGCGCTGCGCGCCGGTGACGAGGAGTTCGTCATCGAGACCAGCGGGCACCGCGACATCCCGATCGGCGTGGACGGCGTCGGCGCCGACCCGCCCACCCAGTACGTCCAGTCCGCCACCCTGAACGGCAAACCGCTGCAC
This window of the Actinoplanes oblitus genome carries:
- a CDS encoding GH92 family glycosyl hydrolase, producing the protein MAATWWWPKPQVGNTHPGATSPLGMVSACAYSGAYPTGYGRYAKNTEGVPEEMFERTQASGFTHFQQSGTGAIRKYYNYVRVTPMVQPLDDLGQSWALHDERAEPGYYAANLDTGVRSEITVGEKVAVHRYTFPDHHSARVVIDLSCGGLAIDLGRTVPLRAQVESMGHGRAQGTVVMEGVPLSVYLEADAPGWRQMLWYDRRLIPGGTRLDFDSIRHTTLRPFGLLFMGPARAGQTVEVRMGFSLRGCEQARENLRRECGATAPAFEQVRARTRHRWRDHLDRVRVDGGSPARRTVMATALYHSLIKPCFADDESPFWPSSGPYAFDICTMWDIYKTQLPLLQAIAPERAMELLESLIRVCEEEGNFPIGYRMARGADRFFRQASALAHTAIADAHALGRGGVDWGWALVHMVDDLRRMYGEDFFEHGVVHPITHTLDLAYAHHCTAKLARALNDHRLAEDLERRGRQWVNAFDPAGGLLRDSEFYEGGKWNYSFRLLHDMAARIELAGGDSGFLSKLDKFFGYGAEPVTQPGVRPQPAEMALGYALNRFEGLNNEPDMEAPWAYHYAGRPDRTAEVVQSALTWQFGTGPGGLPGNDDSGGLSSWYVWASLGLFPVAGQSLFLVNAPAFARAALRAGDEEFVIETSGHRDIPIGVDGVGADPPTQYVQSATLNGKPLHAAHLSAADVHRGGRLHLRLGPEPSTWGHGIRPPSHSHP